One genomic segment of Tachyglossus aculeatus isolate mTacAcu1 chromosome 17, mTacAcu1.pri, whole genome shotgun sequence includes these proteins:
- the SULT1B1 gene encoding sulfotransferase family cytosolic 1B member 1: MSSLEGVLRQDWKMFRGYPMVLPFASNWERIEQFQVRPDDIVIATYPKSGTTWLSEIVDMVLNKGDVEKCERDFITNKVPMLELLAPGQRITGTDLLDKAPSPRLVKTHLPIDLLPTSFWTNRCKMFYLARNAKDVATSYYHFHQMNKLLPLPGPWEEFLEKFMAGKVAYGSWHDHVKSWWERKKDYPLLYLFYEDLKEDPKREIRKVMQFLGQDLDESVLDKITRHTSFEAVKDNPLLNFTNLAIMDHNITPFMRKGMVGDWKNHFTVAQNEVFDADYQKKMAGTTLKFRSEI; the protein is encoded by the exons ATGTCTTCCCTGGAAGGCGTCTTGCGACAGGACTGGAAGATGTTTCGCGGATACCCCATGGTCCTACCATTTGCATCCAACTGGGAAAGGATCGAGCAGTTCCAAGTCAGGCCTGATGACATCGTGATCGCCACTTACCCCAAGTCTG GGACCACTTGGCTGAGTGAAATCGTGGATATGGTTCTGAACAAGGGTGATGTGGAGAAATGCGAGCGGGACTTCATAACCAACAAGGTGCCAATGCTGGAGCTATTGGCTCCAGGACAGCGGATCACTG GAACAGATCTGCTGGATAAGGCACCATCACCCCGGCTGGTGAAGACTCACCTACCCATTGATCTACTTCCCACGTCTTTCTGGACcaacagatgcaag atgttCTATCTGGCACGGAATGCCAAGGACGTAGCCACCTCATATTACCATTTCCACCAAATGAACAAGTTACTTCCTCTCCCAGGACCTTGGGAAGAGTTCCTGGAGAAGTTTATGGCTGGAAAAG TGGCCTACGGTTCCTGGCACGATCACGTGAAGAGCtggtgggaaagaaagaaggactATCCTCTACTTTACCTGTTCTATGAGGACCTGAAAGAG GATCCAAAGAGGGAAATTCGGAAGGTGATGCAGTTTTTGGGACAGGATCTGGATGAGTCAGTCCTCGATAAGATCACTCGGCACACCTCATTTGAAGCGGTGAAGGATAACCCGCTCCTGAATTTTACAAATCTTGCAATAATGGATCACAACATCACCCCTTTCATGCGCAAAG GGATGGTCGGGGactggaaaaatcacttcaccgTGGCCCAGAATGAGGTGTTTGATGCTGATTACCAGAAGAAAATGGCAGGAACCACACTGAAGTTCCGATCAGAGATCTGA